From a region of the Oncorhynchus masou masou isolate Uvic2021 unplaced genomic scaffold, UVic_Omas_1.1 unplaced_scaffold_2328, whole genome shotgun sequence genome:
- the LOC135533338 gene encoding NACHT, LRR and PYD domains-containing protein 1 homolog isoform X3 yields the protein MDTISRMKMFLRDHGGESCIEPGPEDTRDHGGESCIKPGPEKWIPQSCETCDHVEDSTHRLQIEPLTSTVQGVTMFRHRTPRGSYECTVSGLRWLCERDVILKYHFRNWEPYSQLLKDMRYTQGGPLLDITMELGELEEVHLPHFVCLGTNPSLRNEMKILHVEEHGVSLEEVHEVTRFHVKILHPKFSSVSVVLNKIACWNVDVHCDVVLYLAVKRSTVISRLYLLLRNSSQKEAVQDREKISCPKDILNFSCQVQTGP from the exons ATGGACACGATCAGTCGAATGAAAATGTTTCTAAG agaccatggtggagagagttgtatcgagcctggacctgaggacaccagagaccatggtggagagagttgtaTCAAGCCTGGACCTGAGAAAT GGATTCCTCAGAGCTGTGAGACTTGTGACCATGTTGAG GACTCCACACACAGACTTCAGATTGAACCCTTGACTTCCACTGTCCAGGGAGTGACAATGTTCAG GCACAGGACACCCAGAGGGAGTTATGAGTGTACAGTGTCTGGGCTCCGCtggctgtgtgagagagatgtcATTCTGAAGTATCACTTCAGGAACTGGGAACCCTACAGTCAACTTCTGAAAGACATGCGGTACACACAAGGTGGTCCATTGCTGGACATCACTATGGAGTTAGGTGAACTGGAGGAAGTTCATCTGCCACACTTTGTCTGTTTAG GGACCAACCCTTCCCTGAGGAATGAGATGAAGATTCTTCATGTAGAGGAACATGGAGTGTCTTTAGAGGAAGTGCATGAGGTCACCAGATTCCATGTTAAGATTCTCCATCCCAAGTTCTCATCGGTCTCTGTGGTCCTGAACAAAATCGCCTGTTGGAACGTAGATGTCCACTGTGACGTGGTCCTCTATTTGGCAGTAAAAAGGTCAACAGTCATTTCAAGGCTGTACCTGCTCCTCAGAAACTCCAGTCAGAAAGAA GCTGTTCAGGACCGGGAGAAAATCAGCTGTCCCAAGGATATTCTGAATTTCTCCTGTCAAGTCCAAACGGGTCCTTAA
- the LOC135533338 gene encoding NACHT, LRR and PYD domains-containing protein 1 homolog isoform X1, with product MSLSGESEERGTASKRRYSEREERPNASKNSLPQDTSSTRDHGGESCIEPGPEDTRDHGGESCIKPGPEKWIPQSCETCDHVEDSTHRLQIEPLTSTVQGVTMFRHRTPRGSYECTVSGLRWLCERDVILKYHFRNWEPYSQLLKDMRYTQGGPLLDITMELGELEEVHLPHFVCLGTNPSLRNEMKILHVEEHGVSLEEVHEVTRFHVKILHPKFSSVSVVLNKIACWNVDVHCDVVLYLAVKRSTVISRLYLLLRNSSQKEAVQDREKISCPKDILNFSCQVQTGP from the exons atgagtctgtctggggagagcgaggagagaggcaCTGCCTCTAAGAGGAGGTAttctgagagagaagagaggcccAATGCCTCTAAAAATAGTTTGCCTCAAGACACCAGTTCTACGAG agaccatggtggagagagttgtatcgagcctggacctgaggacaccagagaccatggtggagagagttgtaTCAAGCCTGGACCTGAGAAAT GGATTCCTCAGAGCTGTGAGACTTGTGACCATGTTGAG GACTCCACACACAGACTTCAGATTGAACCCTTGACTTCCACTGTCCAGGGAGTGACAATGTTCAG GCACAGGACACCCAGAGGGAGTTATGAGTGTACAGTGTCTGGGCTCCGCtggctgtgtgagagagatgtcATTCTGAAGTATCACTTCAGGAACTGGGAACCCTACAGTCAACTTCTGAAAGACATGCGGTACACACAAGGTGGTCCATTGCTGGACATCACTATGGAGTTAGGTGAACTGGAGGAAGTTCATCTGCCACACTTTGTCTGTTTAG GGACCAACCCTTCCCTGAGGAATGAGATGAAGATTCTTCATGTAGAGGAACATGGAGTGTCTTTAGAGGAAGTGCATGAGGTCACCAGATTCCATGTTAAGATTCTCCATCCCAAGTTCTCATCGGTCTCTGTGGTCCTGAACAAAATCGCCTGTTGGAACGTAGATGTCCACTGTGACGTGGTCCTCTATTTGGCAGTAAAAAGGTCAACAGTCATTTCAAGGCTGTACCTGCTCCTCAGAAACTCCAGTCAGAAAGAA GCTGTTCAGGACCGGGAGAAAATCAGCTGTCCCAAGGATATTCTGAATTTCTCCTGTCAAGTCCAAACGGGTCCTTAA
- the LOC135533338 gene encoding NACHT, LRR and PYD domains-containing protein 1 homolog isoform X2: MSLSGESEERGTASKRRYSEREERPNASKNSLPQDTSSTRDHGGESCIKPGPEKWIPQSCETCDHVEDSTHRLQIEPLTSTVQGVTMFRHRTPRGSYECTVSGLRWLCERDVILKYHFRNWEPYSQLLKDMRYTQGGPLLDITMELGELEEVHLPHFVCLGTNPSLRNEMKILHVEEHGVSLEEVHEVTRFHVKILHPKFSSVSVVLNKIACWNVDVHCDVVLYLAVKRSTVISRLYLLLRNSSQKEAVQDREKISCPKDILNFSCQVQTGP; this comes from the exons atgagtctgtctggggagagcgaggagagaggcaCTGCCTCTAAGAGGAGGTAttctgagagagaagagaggcccAATGCCTCTAAAAATAGTTTGCCTCAAGACACCAGTTCTACGAG agaccatggtggagagagttgtaTCAAGCCTGGACCTGAGAAAT GGATTCCTCAGAGCTGTGAGACTTGTGACCATGTTGAG GACTCCACACACAGACTTCAGATTGAACCCTTGACTTCCACTGTCCAGGGAGTGACAATGTTCAG GCACAGGACACCCAGAGGGAGTTATGAGTGTACAGTGTCTGGGCTCCGCtggctgtgtgagagagatgtcATTCTGAAGTATCACTTCAGGAACTGGGAACCCTACAGTCAACTTCTGAAAGACATGCGGTACACACAAGGTGGTCCATTGCTGGACATCACTATGGAGTTAGGTGAACTGGAGGAAGTTCATCTGCCACACTTTGTCTGTTTAG GGACCAACCCTTCCCTGAGGAATGAGATGAAGATTCTTCATGTAGAGGAACATGGAGTGTCTTTAGAGGAAGTGCATGAGGTCACCAGATTCCATGTTAAGATTCTCCATCCCAAGTTCTCATCGGTCTCTGTGGTCCTGAACAAAATCGCCTGTTGGAACGTAGATGTCCACTGTGACGTGGTCCTCTATTTGGCAGTAAAAAGGTCAACAGTCATTTCAAGGCTGTACCTGCTCCTCAGAAACTCCAGTCAGAAAGAA GCTGTTCAGGACCGGGAGAAAATCAGCTGTCCCAAGGATATTCTGAATTTCTCCTGTCAAGTCCAAACGGGTCCTTAA
- the LOC135533340 gene encoding thioredoxin-like, whose protein sequence is MIIIIEDKEGFDKALEEAVDKLVVVDFTATWCGPCQSIAPFFKGLSENYQSLDVASFCDIKCMPTFHFYKNQKKVEEFSGSNQAKLEELVNTHK, encoded by the exons gAGGGCTTCGACAAGGCCCTGGAGGAGGCAGTAGATAAGCTGGTGGTGGTGGACTTCACAGCCACGTGGTGTGGCCCCTGTCAGAGCATCGCTCCTTTCTTCAAG ggtCTGTCTGAGAATTATCAGAGTCTG gaTGTGGCCAGTTTCTGTGACATCAAGTGTATGCCAACATTCCACTTCTACAAGAACCAGAAGAag GTGGAGGAGTTCTCAGGGTCCAATCAGGCCAAACTGGAGGAGCTGGTCAACActcacaaataa